The Actinomyces sp. oral taxon 414 genome has a segment encoding these proteins:
- a CDS encoding CPBP family intramembrane glutamic endopeptidase — MATQPRTAASSQSQPPQPRRRPPGWARVVLALVAFAAAGSSPLLADIIPPLRDALASDDLVPVLSARTVLSLIPLVFYLLFTAVLTRCADHRPLRAAGLTLNRRAASAFLAGTGLAVLITVCLAVVFYALGIGGAPGLKRPDLTAGGAPVWLVLVFILSRCYVLQGTGEEALMRGYLLQSLSDRPGRAVWISTLAFTSLHLISQGGQQNVADHVFYLATPFGFALAAAYLSLVMRSVWAGVGIHGGLHLGNAIVQMVGLEASGPIVWIVTGVVFSGVGLVIASRISKQRWAEIAAHGPYSPPIDR, encoded by the coding sequence ATGGCAACTCAACCGCGCACCGCAGCGTCCTCGCAGTCCCAGCCCCCGCAGCCCCGCCGCCGCCCGCCCGGGTGGGCGCGCGTGGTGCTGGCCCTCGTCGCCTTCGCAGCCGCCGGATCCTCCCCGCTCCTGGCCGACATCATCCCCCCGCTGCGCGACGCGCTGGCCTCGGACGACCTGGTCCCCGTCCTCAGTGCCCGGACGGTCCTGTCGCTGATCCCACTGGTCTTCTACCTCCTGTTCACCGCTGTGCTCACCCGCTGCGCGGACCACCGGCCGCTGCGCGCCGCGGGCCTGACGCTCAACCGCCGGGCGGCGAGCGCCTTCCTGGCGGGGACCGGACTCGCGGTGCTCATCACCGTCTGCCTCGCCGTCGTCTTCTACGCCCTGGGGATCGGAGGGGCCCCCGGCCTGAAGCGCCCGGATCTGACTGCCGGCGGCGCCCCCGTGTGGCTCGTGCTCGTCTTCATCCTCTCGAGGTGCTACGTGCTCCAGGGCACCGGGGAGGAGGCCCTCATGCGCGGATACCTTCTTCAGAGCCTGTCCGATCGGCCCGGGCGCGCCGTGTGGATCTCGACGCTGGCCTTCACCTCCCTGCACCTGATCTCCCAGGGCGGGCAGCAGAACGTCGCGGACCACGTGTTCTACCTCGCTACTCCCTTCGGCTTCGCCCTGGCCGCGGCCTACCTCTCACTGGTCATGCGCAGCGTGTGGGCCGGGGTCGGCATCCACGGGGGCCTCCACCTCGGCAACGCCATCGTTCAGATGGTGGGTCTGGAAGCCTCGGGGCCGATCGTGTGGATCGTCACCGGGGTTGTCTTCAGCGGCGTCGGCCTGGTGATCGCCTCCCGCATCAGCAAGCAGCGGTGGGCCGAAATCGCCGCGCACGGCCCCTACTCCCCGCCGATCGACCGCTGA
- a CDS encoding UPF0182 family membrane protein, which yields MSTRPDDESNDKPDGDDAPGAPRDDAGREERVRGGFHQADSSRPGGPARSRKGAGASDGHRRSGGRRADDEDESLLGSPFGFDPAVLFGRGGRIRSPRSPRGSGSGGSSRPTRPDRRERDPRRRPGPLVWTLVILFALGAVVVFLSQTWTEVLWFNQLGFSRVIWTQWIASGVLLVVGFLVMFGAVFAAMTTAYRSREINLPHDEATRNLEAYRTAIEPLRRPLVWGVPAVLGLLASLWELVPHWREILLALHSQPFGVSDPQFGLDVSFYVFILPVLSVIVSYLGRVVIFAGVAGVIVHYLYGGISVARSPHFTRAARVHLAVFLALFCLLRGAGYWLSRYSALYSSNSKFDGAGYTDVNAVIPANAILAAIAVAIAALFLASVRARSWKLPVTGVVVMVVSALLIGLVYPAVIQKFVVDPNAQREESQYIDRNIKATLAAYGLDGVETSNYAAVTEATAGQLKEDAESTTSIRLLDPNQVSPSFTQFQQNKQYYGFASLLNVDRYRVDGVSRDTVIAVRELNLNGLGQGQSTWINEHTVYTHGYGVVTAYGNTARTDGSPAFWEGGIPSSGDLGEYEPRIYFGQFSPSYSIVGGDDGGSPHELDYPDDAAPSGQVNTTFAGNGGPDVSNPLNRLLYAVRFQEMNILFSQEVRAGSQILYDRNPAERVSKVAPWLTLDGSPYPAVVDHDGDPSTPKRVVWILDGYTTTNNYPYSQHESLEETMSEAATGQANLLGAPEESNYVRNSVKAVVDAYDGSVTLYEWDDNDPILAAWKAVFPGSVTPMSQMSADLMAHMRYPEDLFKVQRTILASYHVTSAADFYSGGDFWKVPDDPTRDSDPSQVGESPQAPYYLTLQMPGQESASFSLSSVYIPGGSTGRNVLTGFLAVDSETSSGQAGVRNPGYGQIRLLELPRSSNVPGPGQVQNYFNSSTEVSQVLNVLGGLQGSQVIKGNLLTLPVGGGLLYVQPVYVQSSSGTQYPLLRKVLVAFGDKVGFADTLSEALNQVFGGDSGATTGEETVDGDAAAANDTSTTTAPSGGEGGGAGASAAPTQAPSAAATAEPTAQATQTPTAAAGTSPTAQASTGDPQADLDAALADAEAAKTDVDQAMRDGDLAKLGEAQSRLSRAIDRAIDAQRRLKG from the coding sequence GTGAGCACCAGGCCCGACGACGAATCCAACGACAAGCCCGACGGCGACGACGCCCCCGGCGCCCCGCGCGACGACGCCGGCCGCGAGGAACGCGTGCGAGGCGGGTTCCACCAGGCCGACTCCTCGCGCCCGGGCGGCCCGGCGCGCTCGCGCAAGGGCGCCGGCGCGTCCGACGGCCACCGGCGCTCCGGTGGCCGTCGGGCCGACGACGAGGACGAGTCCCTCCTCGGCAGCCCCTTCGGCTTCGACCCCGCCGTGCTCTTCGGCCGGGGCGGCCGCATCCGCTCGCCCCGCTCCCCGCGCGGCTCCGGGTCGGGGGGCTCCTCCCGCCCCACCCGCCCGGATCGCCGCGAGCGCGATCCCAGGCGCCGCCCCGGCCCCCTGGTGTGGACCCTGGTGATCCTCTTCGCCCTGGGCGCCGTCGTCGTGTTCTTGTCGCAGACCTGGACCGAGGTGCTGTGGTTCAACCAGTTGGGCTTCTCCCGGGTCATCTGGACCCAGTGGATCGCCTCCGGCGTTCTGCTCGTGGTCGGTTTCCTGGTGATGTTCGGCGCCGTCTTCGCCGCCATGACCACCGCCTACCGGTCCCGCGAGATCAACCTGCCGCACGATGAGGCCACCCGCAACCTGGAGGCCTACCGCACGGCCATCGAGCCGCTGCGGCGCCCCCTGGTGTGGGGCGTGCCCGCGGTGCTGGGGCTGTTGGCCTCGCTGTGGGAGCTGGTCCCGCACTGGCGCGAGATCCTCCTGGCCCTGCATTCCCAGCCCTTCGGCGTGAGCGACCCCCAGTTCGGCCTTGACGTGTCCTTCTACGTCTTCATCCTGCCGGTCCTGAGCGTGATCGTGTCCTACCTGGGCCGCGTCGTCATCTTCGCCGGTGTGGCCGGCGTCATTGTCCACTACCTCTACGGGGGCATCTCCGTGGCGCGCTCGCCCCACTTCACCAGGGCCGCGCGCGTGCACCTGGCGGTGTTCCTCGCCCTGTTCTGCCTGCTGCGGGGCGCCGGCTACTGGTTGAGCCGCTACTCGGCCCTGTACTCCTCGAACTCCAAGTTCGACGGCGCCGGCTACACCGACGTCAACGCCGTCATCCCGGCCAATGCGATCCTGGCCGCCATCGCCGTGGCCATCGCCGCCCTCTTCCTCGCCTCGGTGCGCGCCAGGTCGTGGAAGCTGCCCGTGACGGGCGTGGTGGTCATGGTGGTCTCGGCGCTGCTCATCGGCCTGGTCTACCCGGCGGTCATTCAGAAGTTCGTCGTCGACCCCAACGCCCAGCGGGAGGAGTCGCAGTACATCGACCGTAATATCAAGGCGACCCTGGCGGCCTACGGCCTGGACGGGGTCGAGACCTCCAATTACGCGGCCGTGACGGAGGCGACGGCGGGTCAGCTCAAGGAGGACGCCGAGTCGACCACCTCGATCCGCCTGCTGGACCCCAACCAGGTCTCGCCGAGCTTCACCCAGTTCCAGCAGAACAAGCAGTACTACGGTTTCGCCAGCCTGCTCAACGTCGACCGCTACCGGGTCGACGGGGTCAGTCGGGACACGGTCATCGCCGTGCGCGAGCTCAACCTCAACGGCCTGGGGCAGGGGCAGAGCACGTGGATCAACGAGCACACGGTCTACACCCACGGCTACGGCGTGGTCACCGCCTACGGCAACACGGCCCGTACCGACGGTTCGCCCGCGTTCTGGGAGGGGGGGATCCCCTCCAGCGGCGACCTGGGCGAGTACGAGCCGCGCATCTACTTCGGCCAGTTCTCGCCGTCGTACTCCATTGTGGGCGGCGACGACGGCGGCAGCCCGCACGAGCTGGACTACCCCGACGACGCCGCGCCCTCCGGGCAGGTCAACACCACCTTCGCCGGCAACGGGGGCCCGGACGTGTCCAACCCCCTCAACCGGCTGCTGTACGCCGTGCGCTTCCAGGAGATGAACATCCTCTTCTCCCAGGAGGTGCGCGCCGGCTCCCAGATCCTCTACGACCGCAACCCCGCCGAGCGGGTCTCCAAGGTTGCCCCCTGGCTGACTCTGGACGGCAGCCCCTACCCGGCGGTCGTCGATCACGACGGCGACCCCTCCACGCCCAAGCGGGTCGTGTGGATCCTCGACGGTTACACCACGACCAATAACTACCCCTACTCCCAGCACGAGTCGCTGGAGGAGACGATGTCGGAGGCGGCGACCGGCCAGGCGAACCTGCTCGGGGCGCCGGAGGAGTCCAACTACGTGCGCAATTCCGTCAAGGCCGTCGTCGACGCCTACGACGGCTCGGTGACGCTGTACGAGTGGGATGACAACGACCCGATCCTGGCCGCCTGGAAGGCCGTCTTCCCCGGTTCGGTGACGCCGATGAGCCAGATGAGCGCCGACCTCATGGCGCACATGCGCTACCCGGAGGACCTGTTCAAGGTTCAGCGCACCATTCTGGCCAGCTACCACGTGACCTCGGCCGCGGACTTCTACTCCGGCGGCGACTTCTGGAAGGTGCCCGACGACCCGACCCGCGACTCCGACCCCTCGCAGGTGGGCGAGTCGCCGCAGGCGCCCTACTACCTCACGTTGCAGATGCCGGGTCAGGAGTCGGCGAGCTTCTCCCTGTCCAGCGTCTACATCCCCGGCGGCAGCACCGGGCGCAATGTGCTCACCGGTTTCCTCGCCGTCGACTCCGAGACGAGTTCGGGCCAGGCGGGGGTGCGCAATCCCGGTTACGGCCAGATCAGGCTCCTGGAGTTGCCGCGCTCGTCCAATGTGCCGGGGCCGGGGCAGGTGCAGAACTACTTCAACTCCAGCACCGAAGTCTCGCAGGTCCTCAACGTGCTGGGGGGCCTGCAGGGCTCGCAGGTGATCAAGGGGAACCTGCTGACGCTGCCGGTGGGCGGCGGGCTGCTCTACGTCCAACCGGTCTACGTCCAGTCCTCCTCGGGGACCCAGTACCCGCTGCTGCGCAAGGTCCTGGTCGCCTTCGGCGACAAGGTGGGCTTCGCCGACACCCTCTCCGAAGCCCTCAACCAGGTCTTCGGCGGGGACTCGGGCGCGACCACGGGGGAGGAGACGGTCGACGGCGACGCCGCGGCGGCCAATGACACCTCGACCACGACCGCTCCGTCCGGCGGGGAGGGGGGCGGCGCCGGCGCTTCGGCGGCACCCACCCAGGCGCCGTCCGCCGCGGCCACCGCGGAGCCGACGGCGCAGGCGACCCAGACGCCGACGGCCGCGGCCGGCACCTCGCCGACGGCGCAGGCCTCGACCGGCGACCCCCAGGCGGATCTGGATGCGGCCCTGGCCGACGCCGAGGCCGCCAAGACGGACGTCGATCAGGCCATGAGGGACGGCGACCTGGCCAAGCTCGGCGAGGCGCAGAGCCGGCTCTCCCGCGCGATCGACCGCGCCATCGACGCCCAGAGGCGACTCAAGGGCTGA
- a CDS encoding PPA1309 family protein yields the protein MNAQRPRDPTPAGRALSRAVVGIERRAAARGWDAPVGVFALVRTAAALAQDPDLAGLLDTAAIEEARADPCALTAIEQEGLPPAADLGDLLGRLTWPPAVDGAAVSVERIMVGPASEAGAAAIEDPGERIAFIRTRPDRQDVRLVAGVLRSGEAWCAVRARSHDSDAAVIQGEAVVPGLVEALAATLA from the coding sequence GTGAACGCCCAGCGCCCCCGCGACCCGACCCCGGCCGGCCGCGCCCTCTCCCGCGCCGTCGTCGGGATCGAGCGGCGCGCCGCGGCACGCGGCTGGGACGCGCCCGTCGGCGTCTTCGCCCTCGTGCGCACGGCGGCGGCCCTGGCCCAGGACCCGGACCTGGCCGGGCTCCTGGACACCGCCGCCATTGAGGAGGCCCGCGCCGACCCCTGCGCCCTGACGGCCATCGAGCAGGAGGGGCTGCCCCCGGCCGCCGACCTGGGGGACCTGCTGGGCCGACTGACCTGGCCGCCCGCCGTCGACGGCGCGGCGGTGAGCGTGGAGCGGATCATGGTCGGCCCGGCCTCCGAGGCCGGAGCCGCGGCGATTGAGGACCCCGGCGAGCGCATCGCCTTCATCCGAACCCGGCCCGACCGGCAGGACGTGCGCCTGGTGGCGGGCGTGCTGCGCTCGGGCGAAGCCTGGTGCGCGGTGCGCGCCCGCAGCCACGACAGCGACGCGGCCGTCATCCAGGGCGAGGCCGTCGTGCCCGGCCTCGTCGAGGCCCTGGCGGCCACGCTCGCGTAA
- a CDS encoding zinc-dependent metalloprotease has translation MSEDPYDEIERMLASLFGQQTAADAVGALRASGIDPAELARMGAMPDLSSMSPGQMMALRAQMQQMIDSSSGEPVNWTMGKDLALQTARAQGDPRVTAALADGTRQALRVADLWLDTATDFMPAPGAREAWSRSDWVERTLPTWQEVCAPVAAAATEALAGALESQMSRLAPEGDDVVRQVGALGGIMRSMAGAAFGLQLGRAIGELAAEAVSATDVGLPLTREPGTALVAAGVRDFAEGLESDEDEVRMFLAVREAATARLYAHVPWLRGQVLGAVEAYAREIAIDTDALEAAVSQIDPNDPEAIRRALESGMFAPRETAAQKDALERVETLLALVEGWVEVVAARATAPHLPHAVPLGEMVRRRRLQGGAAEKVFSRLIGLEFRPRRVREAAALWTRLGKEVGDAERDAFWLHPDVMPTAAELASPEDFLTMRRAAADMDTQIDADLASLLDGTLGWAAGAREADENGPRGLGDQAQD, from the coding sequence ATGAGTGAGGACCCCTACGACGAGATCGAGCGCATGCTCGCCTCCCTGTTCGGTCAGCAGACGGCGGCGGACGCCGTGGGCGCACTGCGCGCCTCGGGGATCGACCCCGCCGAACTGGCCCGCATGGGCGCCATGCCCGACCTGTCCTCGATGAGTCCCGGGCAGATGATGGCGCTGCGCGCCCAGATGCAGCAGATGATCGACTCGTCCTCCGGCGAGCCCGTCAATTGGACCATGGGCAAGGACCTGGCCCTGCAGACCGCCCGCGCCCAGGGCGACCCCAGGGTCACCGCGGCGCTGGCCGACGGGACCCGCCAGGCCCTGCGGGTGGCCGACCTGTGGCTCGACACCGCCACCGATTTCATGCCCGCCCCCGGTGCGCGGGAGGCCTGGAGCCGGTCGGACTGGGTGGAGCGGACTCTGCCGACCTGGCAGGAGGTGTGCGCGCCCGTCGCCGCGGCGGCGACGGAGGCCCTCGCCGGCGCGCTGGAGAGCCAGATGAGCCGGCTGGCCCCCGAGGGGGACGACGTCGTCCGCCAGGTGGGCGCCCTGGGCGGCATTATGCGGTCCATGGCCGGGGCGGCCTTCGGGCTCCAGCTGGGCCGGGCCATCGGCGAGCTCGCCGCCGAGGCCGTCTCCGCCACCGACGTCGGGCTGCCGCTGACCCGCGAGCCGGGAACCGCCCTCGTGGCGGCGGGGGTGAGGGACTTCGCCGAGGGCCTGGAGTCGGACGAGGACGAGGTGCGCATGTTCCTGGCCGTGCGGGAGGCGGCCACTGCGCGCCTGTACGCCCATGTGCCCTGGCTGCGCGGCCAGGTCCTGGGCGCCGTCGAGGCCTACGCCCGGGAGATCGCCATTGACACCGATGCTCTGGAGGCCGCCGTCTCCCAGATCGACCCGAACGACCCCGAGGCGATCCGCCGGGCCCTGGAGTCCGGCATGTTCGCCCCCCGGGAGACCGCCGCTCAGAAGGACGCCCTCGAGCGCGTCGAGACCCTCCTGGCGCTCGTCGAGGGCTGGGTCGAGGTCGTCGCCGCCCGCGCCACCGCGCCCCACCTGCCGCACGCCGTGCCGCTGGGGGAGATGGTCCGACGTCGTCGCCTCCAGGGCGGGGCCGCCGAGAAGGTCTTCTCCCGGCTCATCGGCCTGGAGTTCCGCCCCCGCCGCGTGCGCGAGGCCGCCGCCCTGTGGACCCGCCTGGGGAAGGAGGTGGGCGACGCCGAGCGCGACGCCTTCTGGCTCCACCCCGATGTCATGCCCACCGCCGCCGAGCTGGCCAGTCCCGAGGACTTCCTGACCATGCGGCGGGCGGCGGCGGATATGGACACCCAGATCGACGCGGACCTGGCCTCGCTGCTGGACGGGACGCTCGGCTGGGCCGCCGGCGCCCGGGAGGCCGACGAGAACGGTCCGCGGGGCCTGGGGGACCAGGCGCAGGACTGA
- a CDS encoding YlbL family protein produces MGAVTTHATPAPDSVPSLPPAEADGAAFQTWRPSPRLIVLLTVLAAVVTTIVAAAVVPINMVIEAPGPTWNVLGSADVAGSQDSNSQNSVINVTGAPTYPADGALRMTTVSVRGCPGSPVTVLDVALAWFDDNKTVVDRNAVCPETMSAQEVEQVNQAQMTSSQDAAVVAALMETGLAARMVLQVEGLAEEQTSTEIRIGDVLDSITPEGGATTKVTDFGQLRALLATIPPGTRVALGVERDGAAVEAHLTTIDPKDADGDGAPDSEGSLLGLSLSARADSDIDATFGLQDVGGPSAGSMFALGIVDSLTPGDMTGGKDIAGTGTIAIDGQVGAIGGIRQKMAGARDAGSDYFLAPAANCSEVIGHEPRGLEVFAVSTLHEAVGAVEAIAAGDTSNLTTCEAVTAPSS; encoded by the coding sequence ATGGGCGCCGTGACTACCCATGCCACCCCCGCCCCCGACTCCGTCCCCTCCCTCCCCCCGGCCGAGGCCGATGGCGCGGCGTTTCAGACGTGGCGTCCGAGCCCCCGCCTCATTGTGCTGCTCACGGTTCTGGCCGCCGTGGTGACGACCATCGTGGCGGCAGCCGTCGTCCCCATCAATATGGTCATTGAGGCGCCCGGCCCCACGTGGAATGTGCTGGGCAGCGCCGACGTCGCCGGTTCGCAGGACTCGAACAGCCAGAACTCCGTCATCAATGTCACTGGCGCCCCGACCTATCCGGCCGACGGGGCCCTGCGGATGACGACGGTCTCCGTGCGCGGCTGCCCCGGCTCCCCGGTGACGGTCCTGGACGTCGCCCTGGCCTGGTTCGACGACAACAAGACGGTCGTGGACCGCAATGCGGTGTGCCCGGAGACCATGAGCGCCCAGGAAGTCGAGCAGGTCAACCAGGCCCAGATGACCAGCTCCCAGGACGCCGCGGTGGTGGCCGCCCTCATGGAGACCGGGCTGGCGGCCCGCATGGTGCTCCAGGTCGAGGGCCTGGCCGAGGAGCAGACCTCCACCGAGATCCGGATCGGCGACGTCCTGGACTCGATCACCCCGGAGGGCGGAGCCACCACGAAGGTGACCGATTTCGGCCAATTGCGCGCCCTGCTGGCCACGATCCCCCCGGGCACGCGGGTCGCGCTCGGGGTCGAGCGGGACGGCGCCGCCGTTGAGGCCCACCTGACCACCATCGACCCCAAGGACGCCGACGGCGACGGCGCGCCCGACTCGGAGGGCTCCCTGCTCGGACTGTCCCTCAGCGCCCGGGCCGACTCCGACATCGACGCGACCTTCGGGCTCCAGGACGTGGGCGGGCCGAGCGCCGGCAGCATGTTCGCCCTGGGGATCGTCGACTCCCTGACCCCGGGGGACATGACCGGGGGCAAGGACATCGCCGGCACCGGCACCATTGCGATCGACGGCCAGGTCGGGGCGATCGGCGGGATCCGTCAGAAGATGGCGGGGGCCCGGGACGCGGGCTCCGACTACTTCCTCGCCCCGGCGGCCAACTGCTCGGAGGTGATCGGCCACGAGCCCCGGGGCCTGGAGGTCTTCGCCGTGTCCACGCTGCACGAGGCGGTCGGGGCCGTCGAGGCGATCGCCGCCGGCGACACCTCCAACCTGACCACCTGCGAGGCCGTCACCGCCCCCTCCTCCTGA
- a CDS encoding thiamine biosynthesis protein ThiF has protein sequence MRVRGDAPVLWRTTGQTQIGVEPGRSLVLTGLTTAEQQLLDHLPRRMSPDDVYRASRRCRVPLPRAQDLLERLRAEGVLRGGDSRPTTPEEQYWERLVRSPRSRATRLRAKRVALFGSGPLAHELAALLAEAGLGAILPEDEAVGAQIVARFPGTDTGAPLDTIPDLTLTLEPHVIDPLRARALSQAGARHLPVTLREVSVRVGPLFEPDRPVCHDCLDLWETDTDACWPAIATQARLLPEPVLERLLLHQCAALAVRAALDCLGDAPDRWRAASTELSADEPLGVARRWSPHPRCLCSQTARASRASRTAPAPRAMGAARGAGTSRPSRTAPREAEHPAADVDIVVGAAPATPRAPARSAAADPRTPGA, from the coding sequence ATGCGCGTGCGCGGAGACGCCCCCGTCCTGTGGCGGACCACCGGGCAGACCCAGATCGGCGTCGAACCGGGACGCTCCCTCGTCCTGACCGGGCTGACCACCGCGGAGCAGCAGCTCCTCGACCACCTGCCCCGCAGGATGTCCCCCGACGACGTCTACCGGGCCTCCCGCCGCTGCCGCGTCCCCCTGCCGCGCGCCCAGGACCTCCTGGAGCGCCTGCGCGCGGAGGGCGTCCTGCGCGGAGGCGACTCCAGGCCGACGACGCCCGAGGAGCAGTACTGGGAGCGGCTCGTCCGCTCGCCCCGCTCCCGCGCGACCCGCCTGCGCGCCAAGAGGGTCGCGCTCTTCGGCTCGGGCCCCCTGGCCCACGAGCTCGCCGCCCTGCTCGCCGAGGCCGGTCTGGGCGCGATCCTGCCCGAGGACGAGGCCGTCGGGGCGCAGATCGTGGCGCGATTCCCGGGCACCGACACCGGCGCCCCGCTCGACACGATCCCCGACCTCACCCTCACGCTGGAGCCGCACGTTATCGACCCCCTGCGCGCCCGGGCCCTGTCCCAGGCGGGCGCGCGCCACCTGCCCGTCACGCTGCGGGAGGTCTCCGTGCGCGTCGGCCCCCTGTTCGAGCCGGACCGGCCCGTGTGCCACGACTGCCTGGACCTGTGGGAGACCGACACCGACGCCTGCTGGCCGGCCATCGCCACCCAGGCGCGGCTCCTGCCCGAGCCCGTGCTCGAGCGCCTCCTGCTCCACCAGTGCGCGGCGCTCGCCGTGCGCGCCGCCCTCGACTGCCTGGGCGACGCCCCGGACCGGTGGCGGGCCGCCAGCACGGAGCTGAGCGCCGACGAGCCCCTCGGCGTCGCGCGCCGCTGGAGCCCCCACCCCCGGTGCCTGTGCTCCCAGACCGCCCGGGCCTCCCGGGCCTCCCGGACTGCCCCGGCCCCCCGGGCCATGGGGGCCGCCCGAGGCGCCGGGACCTCCCGGCCCTCCCGGACGGCGCCCCGGGAAGCCGAGCACCCGGCCGCCGACGTCGACATCGTCGTCGGTGCCGCGCCCGCTACGCCCCGTGCTCCCGCACGATCCGCAGCAGCTGATCCCCGTACTCCTGGAGCTTGA
- a CDS encoding ATP-dependent DNA helicase UvrD2, whose translation MSQTDPSPAPGPGAPRPRSPQELLDALDPDQRAVAEHLEGPMCVLAGAGTGKTRAITYRIAYGVAVGAYDPTQVLAVTFTARAAGEMRSRLRDLGVGGVQARTFHSAALRQLDYFYPSAVGGRRPPLEEHKAGLVAVAARRLGLPSDRALVRDLAAEIEWAKVTMVRPAVYAERARSAQRDEIGGLDADAVARVYAGYEAAKDERGVIDFEDVLLSMVGMLRSREDIAARIRGQYKHFVVDEYQDVSPLQHRLLRLWLGPRRSQLCVVGDVSQTIYSFTGATPDYLTGFTGEFDGARTLRLTRDYRSTPQVVSLANRVLSRSRRAGRLVLPAGAVELVAQRPSGPAVRFEAFDDDGAEAAGVVAQVRRLRDAGVALSEIAVLYRTGAQSEPIEQALSEAGIGLLVRGGARFFQRAEVRRAMVALRGAMRTERAELTGDLGRDVRYVLGREGWTEQAPAQRGAVRERWDSLNAIVDLADELARVRGTDLEGLVRELGDRAEAQNAPTVDGVTLSTIHAAKGLEWDAVIIVGASDGLLPINLAEGPEAVEEERRLLYVAVTRAREHLVITYARARHAGGRASRKPSRFLAGIWPVDEEAGARRRAGGAGARTTRKQAVLEFEQDNDPATIALFEELRAWRQAVARERSRPPYTVFADVSLRSIAIIKPTTLPQLSAIHGVGPVKLQEYGDQLLRIVREHGA comes from the coding sequence ATGAGCCAGACAGACCCGAGCCCCGCGCCCGGCCCCGGCGCGCCGCGCCCGCGCAGCCCCCAGGAGCTCCTCGACGCCCTCGACCCCGACCAGCGGGCGGTGGCCGAGCACCTCGAGGGGCCCATGTGCGTGCTCGCGGGCGCCGGCACCGGCAAGACCCGGGCCATCACCTACCGGATCGCCTACGGCGTCGCCGTGGGCGCCTACGACCCCACCCAGGTCCTCGCCGTCACCTTCACCGCCCGGGCCGCCGGCGAGATGCGCTCGCGCCTGCGCGACCTGGGCGTGGGCGGAGTGCAGGCGCGCACCTTCCACTCCGCCGCCCTGCGCCAGCTCGACTACTTCTACCCCAGCGCCGTCGGCGGGCGCCGCCCGCCCCTGGAGGAGCACAAGGCGGGGCTGGTCGCCGTGGCGGCGCGACGCCTGGGCCTGCCCTCCGACCGCGCCCTCGTGCGCGACCTGGCCGCCGAGATCGAATGGGCCAAGGTCACCATGGTCCGCCCCGCCGTCTACGCCGAGCGGGCCCGCTCGGCGCAGCGCGACGAGATCGGCGGCCTCGACGCGGACGCCGTGGCGCGCGTCTACGCCGGCTACGAGGCCGCCAAGGACGAGCGCGGCGTCATCGACTTCGAGGACGTCCTGCTGTCCATGGTCGGCATGCTGCGCAGCCGCGAGGACATCGCGGCCCGGATCCGCGGCCAGTACAAGCACTTCGTCGTCGACGAGTACCAGGACGTCTCCCCGCTTCAGCACCGCCTCCTGCGGCTGTGGCTGGGGCCGCGCCGCTCCCAGCTGTGCGTCGTCGGCGACGTCTCCCAGACCATCTACTCCTTCACCGGCGCCACCCCCGACTACCTCACCGGCTTCACCGGGGAGTTCGACGGCGCCCGCACCCTGCGTCTGACCCGCGACTACCGCTCCACCCCGCAGGTGGTGTCCCTGGCCAACCGGGTGCTCTCGCGCTCGCGGCGGGCCGGTCGGCTGGTGCTGCCGGCCGGCGCCGTCGAGCTCGTCGCCCAGCGCCCCTCCGGCCCGGCCGTGCGTTTCGAGGCCTTCGACGACGACGGGGCCGAGGCCGCCGGGGTCGTCGCCCAGGTCCGCCGGTTGCGGGACGCGGGGGTGGCTCTGAGCGAGATCGCCGTCCTCTACCGCACCGGCGCCCAGTCCGAGCCCATCGAGCAGGCCCTGTCCGAGGCCGGCATCGGCCTGCTCGTGCGCGGGGGCGCCCGCTTCTTCCAGCGCGCCGAGGTGCGCCGCGCCATGGTCGCCCTGCGCGGCGCCATGCGCACGGAGCGGGCCGAGCTGACCGGCGACCTGGGGCGGGACGTGCGCTACGTGCTCGGCCGGGAGGGTTGGACCGAGCAGGCGCCCGCCCAGCGCGGCGCCGTGCGCGAGCGCTGGGACTCCCTCAACGCCATCGTCGACCTGGCCGACGAGCTCGCCCGGGTGCGCGGGACGGACCTGGAGGGCCTGGTGCGCGAGCTCGGGGATCGGGCAGAGGCCCAGAACGCCCCCACGGTCGACGGCGTCACCCTGTCCACCATTCACGCCGCCAAGGGCCTGGAGTGGGACGCGGTCATTATCGTCGGCGCCTCGGACGGCCTGCTGCCGATCAACCTGGCGGAGGGGCCCGAGGCCGTCGAGGAGGAGCGGCGCCTCCTGTACGTCGCGGTCACCCGGGCCCGCGAGCACCTGGTCATCACCTACGCGCGCGCCCGGCACGCCGGCGGGCGCGCCTCGCGCAAGCCCTCCCGTTTCCTGGCCGGGATCTGGCCCGTCGACGAGGAGGCCGGGGCGCGCCGTCGGGCGGGCGGGGCGGGGGCGAGGACGACGCGCAAGCAGGCCGTCCTGGAGTTCGAGCAGGACAACGACCCGGCCACCATCGCCCTGTTCGAGGAGCTGCGCGCCTGGCGCCAGGCGGTGGCCAGGGAGAGGTCGCGCCCGCCCTACACGGTCTTCGCCGACGTGTCCCTGCGCTCGATCGCCATTATCAAGCCGACGACGCTTCCCCAGCTGTCGGCCATCCACGGCGTCGGGCCGGTCAAGCTCCAGGAGTACGGGGATCAGCTGCTGCGGATCGTGCGGGAGCACGGGGCGTAG